Genomic segment of Candidatus Methylomirabilota bacterium:
GACACGCCGGTGATCATGGCCATCACCTTCGTGTTTTCGGCGCTCGTCGTCCTCTTCAACCTGATCGCGGACCTGGTCTACGGCTGGCTGGATCCGCGGATCTCGATCCGCTAACCACCATGGCGAACGGGACGGCGTCGCCCGCGGTTCTGACCAGAGCGCAGGTCGTGGGCAGGCGCCCGGCCGAGTCGCTCACCGCCGAGGCGTGGCGGCGGTTCCGCCGGCATCGCCTCGCGAGCTTCGGGGCCGTCATGCTCGGGATCATGGTCCTCGCCGTGCTGCTCGGGCCGGTGATCTACCGGGTGCCCATCAACGAGATCGACTTCAAGGCCAAGCTCAAGACGCCCTCGTGGGCGCACCCCATGGGCACGGACGACCTGGGACAGGACGTGCTGGCGCGCATGCTCTATGGCGGACGGATCTCGCTCGCCGTCGGCGTGGCGGCCATGCTGATCGCCATCACCGTCGGCACCGCGGTGGGCGCCGTGTCGGGTCAGGCGGGTGGCGTGGTCGACCATGGGCTCATGCGCGTCACGGACCTCTTCCTGGCCCTGCCCCAGCTCCCGCTCCTGCTCCTCATCATCTACCTCTTCCGCGACGCCTTGAAGAAGGTCCTGGGTCCCGAGGCGGGGATCTTCGTCATGGTCGTGGTCGTCATCGGGGGATTGCGCTGGATGCCGGTGGCGCGCCTCGTCCGCGCTCAGTTCCTCTCCCTGCGCGAGAAGGAGTTCGTGGAGGCGGCCCGGAGCCTGGGGGCCCCGCCGCTCCGCCAGGTCATCCGCCACATCCTGCCCAACGCCCTCGGTCCCGTCATCGTGGCGGGCTCGCTCGACGTGGCCGCGGCCATTCTGTTTGAGTCCACCCTGTCCTTCCTGGGCCTGGGCTTCCCGCCGGA
This window contains:
- a CDS encoding ABC transporter permease; this translates as MANGTASPAVLTRAQVVGRRPAESLTAEAWRRFRRHRLASFGAVMLGIMVLAVLLGPVIYRVPINEIDFKAKLKTPSWAHPMGTDDLGQDVLARMLYGGRISLAVGVAAMLIAITVGTAVGAVSGQAGGVVDHGLMRVTDLFLALPQLPLLLLIIYLFRDALKKVLGPEAGIFVMVVVVIGGLRWMPVARLVRAQFLSLREKEFVEAARSLGAPPLRQVIRHILPNALGPVIVAGSLDVAAAILFESTLSFLGLGFPPDIPTWGRILFDAKDNLDFAPHWAIFPGTAIFLTVLSINYLGDGLRDALDPRKVL